The following proteins are co-located in the Candidatus Tiamatella incendiivivens genome:
- a CDS encoding VOC family protein has protein sequence MFKNVRYVIVRVSDVSKMVSFWRDNIGLKPSYVTSVWSEIPLENIVIALLHDEDASPKRTGVVFEVDGIREIVEKLKARGVKVSEISDIGSGLLAFFNDPEGNEYEIFQPR, from the coding sequence TTGTTTAAGAATGTGAGATATGTCATTGTTCGTGTCTCTGATGTTAGTAAAATGGTATCTTTCTGGAGAGATAATATAGGTTTGAAGCCATCATACGTTACTAGTGTTTGGAGCGAGATACCTCTGGAAAACATAGTAATCGCGTTGCTTCATGACGAAGATGCTTCTCCCAAGAGAACAGGCGTTGTATTTGAAGTGGACGGCATACGTGAAATTGTGGAGAAACTGAAGGCCAGGGGTGTTAAGGTTAGTGAGATAAGTGATATAGGATCCGGTTTACTCGCATTTTTCAATGATCCAGAGGGCAATGAGTATGAAATATTCCAGCCTAGATAA
- a CDS encoding type II toxin-antitoxin system VapC family toxin — MTRPTYLFDASSIVKAIKKAKIIPLGGQALQWLTIYEVLNAFWKEANLLHKLDQEEASLIISDFTELLRDVVIIEPYGLEKDILETSISKNITVYDASYIAIALKHNLILVTEDQKLSSKANSMVDVVCLEDL; from the coding sequence ATGACTAGGCCCACATACTTATTTGACGCGTCAAGCATCGTAAAAGCCATAAAGAAAGCCAAGATAATTCCCCTGGGCGGACAGGCACTACAATGGCTTACAATATACGAGGTACTCAATGCTTTCTGGAAAGAGGCTAACCTCCTACATAAGCTCGACCAGGAGGAGGCCAGCTTAATTATTAGTGACTTTACAGAACTACTCAGAGACGTGGTCATCATAGAACCATATGGTTTAGAGAAAGATATTTTAGAAACCTCAATTTCAAAGAACATAACAGTATATGATGCTTCCTACATAGCCATAGCCCTAAAACACAATCTAATACTAGTAACAGAAGACCAGAAACTATCAAGCAAGGCAAACAGCATGGTCGATGTAGTATGCCTAGAGGACTTATGA